From Eubalaena glacialis isolate mEubGla1 chromosome 17, mEubGla1.1.hap2.+ XY, whole genome shotgun sequence, a single genomic window includes:
- the LOC133077130 gene encoding nascent polypeptide-associated complex subunit alpha-like has translation MPGEATETVPATEQELPQSQGETGSRTISDSDESVPELEEQDATQATTQQAQLAAAAEINDEPVSKAKQSQSEKKAQKDMSKLNLRQVTGVTRVTIQKSKNILFVITKPEVYKSPASDTYIVLGEAKIKDLPQQAQLAAAEKFKVQGEAVSNIQENTQTPTVQEESEEEETDETGAEVKDTELVMSQANVSRAKAVRALKNNSNDTVNAITKLTM, from the coding sequence ATGCCTGGTGAAGCCACAGAAACCGTCCCTGCTACAGAGCAGGAGTTGCCACAGTCCCAGGGTGAGACAGGGTCTCGAACAATATCTGATAGTGATGAATCAGTACCAGAGCTTGAGGAACAGGATGCTACACAGGCAACCACACAACAAGCCCAGCTGGCAGCAGCAGCTGAAATCAATGACGAACCAGTCAGTAAAGCAAAACAGAGCCAGAGTGAAAAGAAGGCACAGAAGGATATGTCCAAACTGAACCTTCGACAGGTTACAGGGGTTACTAGAGTCACTATCCAGAAATCTAAGAATATCCTTTTTGTCATCACAAAACCAGAAGTATACAAGAGCCCAGCTTCAGATACCTACATAGTTTTGGGGGAAGCCAAGATCAAGGATTTACCTCAGCAAGCACAGTTAGCAGCTGCTGAGAAATTCAAAGTTCAAGGTGAAGCTGTCTCAAACATTCAAGAAAACACACAGACTCCAACTGTACAAGAGGAGAGTGAAGAGGAAGAGACTGATGAAACAGGTGCGGAAGTTAAGGACACAGAATTGGTCATGTCACAAGCAAATGTGTCAAGAGCAAAGGCAGTCCGAGCCCTGAAGAACAACAGTAATGATACTGTAAATGCTATTACGAAATTAACAATGTAA